aaaaaaaaatggggttaaaagcaaataaagaatttttgtagtttgaaaaaaaaatggatttttcttcagaatagaaagattagcatcagagatacgaaaaaatgtttaataataaaattgtagcttatttaattcccaagagtctagtttgcaaaaattttttctatggcaaaaattagtgaactattgacaattaaaacttgtaataacatgcaaaaaccatctttaccgaccctttcaaagtcacctctttttgagaCTGAGGATTTTTAAAAGATTGAATAATAATatgcttatagatcttgtaaaaagctacaaaattctttttcaccaaactttctaagataaaaaaataaaaaagttatggttaaaaaatcaatatatttttttgaaaaaaaaaagagaaatccaattggaagcataataatgtaagttagcggtgattttagtcattggccttattcattcttctttatttatgtattattaatagattctagaagtttgagtggcttaaaatgattagtttttaaaaaactagagttaaaagtgaataacgaatttttgtagtttcgTAAAtgatgccattttcttcagaatagaaagattagcatcagagatacgaaaaaatgtttaaagatgaaattgtaggttatttaattcccaagaagttggtttgaaaagattttttctacagcaaaaattgagtgaatcgtaaatgagtataattggtaaaacattgattttttctactGGGACTGTGCAAGTTCGgtaaagcgacacctatttctacgctctgcaactttattcacacttttaattacattggccaattatattagtcctggttactggataattgtcaaggccagagtccaaaaaaataataagaagaaaaaataagattcaggttatgttattaaaacgtgaacaattgtatgtattaaataaaattagttattaaaatgcaatactgcaagcaaaatacaattaattaaatttacctttatataataattgcatatcatatcaatattgtggagcaacatataatttttctacttccttgacagtagatatgaaatgtatgtcaatttgacaatttcatttgacaatatgaattatttaagaaagttgcaatatttctctaCTATTCGCGCAcaatcgtttctcaattcccttccaagtacttgcacaccgtgaatataaaactaagactttcgatagcgaataaatcgaaaactattaattttatcaaaaaaatgtatagaaaattttttgcttagaatgaacgtttttatcaagttttgcggcaaaataaaaaatttccacccccgagatggggtggcaaccactcccatggtaaaagcgcctttcggcatcatatagattttgatccttggactatccactacttattctcaaattttcaagcaaatcgattcattctgtaaaaattgcgaggtgaaaagcttcggtccCTGGACTAGAGACAATGATGGATCTTTCATTGAACCAATAACTGCAACCAAGGGCCTTCCACAAGGTTCACCGTTAAGCACAATTATatttaacatatatatatatatatatatatatatatatatatatatatatatatattgatgtgatctttattattgatatgagataatattcttatatgtcatttaatttaatcaatgcattaatcataatctaattaatttaccagatcacatatcaatatgttttcaatctcagggcgaattataaaattaattacttaatctcgtggcttctaagtatttctcaatggttcctaatcgggataggaaagaaaagagtaaaataatacacacatatgggttacaattttattaaaatattgtttattttatttaaatggcaatcactgcttaatatttgctagatcttattattcttaaacataacctttacaaatgggaatcttatttccttttggtttccaattgaaagtttttattaacatttaactattaggatttattagcaacaattctatttaagtttgatgaagcttttctgatattatttattatgttcttcaatttataatgtggtatttaatacgaaaaacccatacattcatgtccaaacaaatgagactgacctttttctggtgaactgagaatgtcttcacacaagacccgtttcctgctatccttggctgcgatcaaaacctcgtcctggctttcagtaatgttctcctttgaaaactagctcgtatagctctcgttcctgcttctgtcctgatgctgtattctacctttttcgaaactgcaatcagctaccgggacactcttggctcaaggaggttcttttactctcaacctggcctacctctcgttccacgatagatactccacactcacggaactacaccggctttctcactctccgtacactaccgtctactactggacttcacttctcgacagctcaaaacattctgctctctcttttcagtcattcacctactttctaaatatcccttccagattcacaaatcaaccttccaccaccaactctcattcgcagtattcctcaaaactcatttttcatctttctaaatatgcttaatggatttccaaaaaaaatagttaattcccattctaaaattactttctactatttacaaaatttaatgacctattatctacttcaactgagtcttatttagcataggctaatgatcgaaccttccgcgaacaacgataatggtacgcgccattcactttgtttattctaagcgcattttcccgagtttcgtttaatcacttcttaaaattaaatataacaatttgttgtatacaggttgttctaaatttatatgcccgtggttgagaaaattgaaaatattttatattaaattgaatcctttttataattatcaaaatttaattttcagatcaaatagaaatataacaaatccccgccttgtattcgataaaatttatctgcatttttaaataaattttctcgaggcaaaaccaactccctgtatatttccttactttaatctacgtcttataccccttcttcttgtattactctaattagtcccacctgtagagtaattgtttccttattttcagtgtcttcatcctgtgttagagtgtcggctattatgttgtctttccctttttcccatatcaatcttctgtctttttcctcagatttttcacatatttttaccgtgtattctgcatcctcgttttcatatgcctcctcttcaaatgccactgtttcgtcatatctttttcgctttcatttgttagctttatttcttcttctcctgagctcatctcttcttttgaggaatcccagttttcttttgcttttgatactctcaatttttcttcttctgggctcaactcttcttttgaggagccacaggtttcattttcttttgtctttttctgactttctctcccttttcttctttgtccttgcttcgttgccaaattcatttccactgtttgttctttacctgattcgtccgtattttgtttctcctgttccttgtcctgttcttcttctttttcttctgttagattcatcgtattatttttaaaatctatcactacatgtttttctgccaattcgtcaactcctactatcatgtcatgtgacatgtttggcattattacacattgtagtgcatacatcttcttacacagtcgtaccattactcgtatgccttcatttatagttgccaatgtccgtttgtttgcgcccactaaatttaccctaggtattttgtaaattaaatttgttaagttaacttcttctattacttttctgttgaccaatgttatttcagatccagtgtctatcataattttaattggtttctcgttgataaatccatccacaaattttaaattaactccatttttcttttcgttgtttcttgccaatttaataaactccttggggttacaaaagattcctgtttgatttttggtttttagtgagcgccgtcgtgaaaagacgccggttgctcatcgttgtttatattttcgtcataatgtctctctccgtcatattcatgtgtctgggtattatttacttctcttctattttctcttggtctgtcggatctgtttcggttttctcgatatccctgttcattttgtctaccattatttctgttttcttgatttgagcgtgtggtgtttctattctggtattctcgatttctgtcctcataccattgcctatttctttgttcataatttcctcttccgttgtctctattttcgttttcccttctgggattaaaatctcgtcttgtatagtccctcctatcttgatttctatctctgtaatcttgtgtttctcggggcctgtaatcttctcgcgaccttcttgattttctttctcttagacgtgattctcttatttgtaggaattggcataaactatctatgtctttgtagttttgcaatgtgatatggtcttccagcgtttcctcgaaatgtcttgcaatcagttcgactaattgttccgatgagtaattatattgtaaatgttttgcattattgtaaatttgcaaagcatatgtcctttctgatacacccatcctatcattatatttcccattttgcaattccttgttaatttccaattgttggacctttccccagagataattcaaaaatttttgttcaaattgttgccaattgccgaattcttcttctttgctatcgaaccataggcttgcttcatatttgagatggtttctgatagtttcttttgctgtttcgaaatttccgatgtgctgtattttctttttcaggctatttatgaacggcactgggtgtaatcttcttacatccccgccaaaccttatcttcacgtcatctgtgctatgtataaccatttctcttctttctccgacattctgttgcgtattgatttccgcaatctttctttccacttcttctatgtctgcttgaatagcgttttgcaacttgttttccaaattttctagttcctttttctggccattcgttaactcctttattttatcttgaattttcatttcatacttttctatgcgttcctccattttcttgttgttctcttctatggcttgttttgtttccttctgattttcttgcattattctttttgtttcatccattttttgatccaatttttgttgtgttttatccattttttgttgtgtttcatccattttttgttgtgtttcatccattttttgttgtgtttcatccattttttgatccactttatccattttctttgatgtttcttcctgatttttctccattgcttgttttgtttcctcctgatttttatccattgtttgttttgtttctctttgattgtcatccagtttttgttgtgtttcatccattttctgttccattctttgtgactggagttgcatcatttgtaataatttatctattcctgataattcttgctgttctgatgccatgattgtcttgtctaaaatatcttcttggtctgaattattctcttgatttgaatgttctttttgttttttgttgtctttgctttggcttcttgtcacagacatttgttttcaagacgtactgtccccgccaaatatgaaattttactagtatgttaccaagacgactttttctcacccaaatattataaattgtcaataaatatatcaaatgtaaatatcgtaaaaataaaatattaaatcagttatgtaaaatttgtacctaaagagatctaaaattttatgttatcaaatgtaagtatctcactttttaccacaggcatataaattttcaaataccggctttactctttctatccttcaaatttgccactagaaatacttttcaatgctttccacgttggacgacagttgatgtgatctttattattgatatgagataatattcttatatgtcatttaatttaatcaatgcattaatcataatctaattaatttaccagatcacatatcaatatgttttcaatctcagggcgaattataaaattaattacttaatctcgtggcttctaagtatttctcaatggttcctaatcgggataggaaagaaaagagtaaaataatacacacatatgggttacaattttattaaaatattgtttattttatttaaatggcaatcactgcttaatatttgctagatcttattattcttaaacataacatttacaaatgggaatcttatttccttttggtttccaattgaaagtttttattaacatttaactattaggatttattagcaacaattctatttaagtttgatgaagcttttctgatattatttattatgttcttcaatttataatgtggtatttaataagaaaacccatacattcatgtccaaacaaatgagactgacctttttctggtgaactgagaatgtcttcacacaagacccgtttcctgctatccttggctgcgatcaaaacctcgtcctggctttcagtaatgttctcctttgaaaactagctcgtatagctctcgttcctgcttctgtcgtgatgctgtattctacctttttcgaaactgcaatcagctaccgggacactcttggctcaaggaggttcttttactctcaacctggcctacctctcgttccacgatagatactccacactcacggaactacaccggctttctcactctccgtacactaccgtctactactggacttcacttctcgacagctcaaaacattctgctctctcttttcagtcattcacctactttctaaatatcccttccagattcacaaatcaaccttccaccaccaactctcattcgcagtattcctcaaaacccatttttcatctttctaaatatgcttaatggatttccaaaaaaaatagttaattcccattctaaaattactttctactatttacaaaatttaatgacctattatctacttcaactgagtcttatttagcataggctaatgatcgaaccttccgcgaacaacgataatgacctattatctatttcaactgagtcttatttagcataggctaatgatcgaaccttccgcgaacaacgataatggtacgcgccattcactttgtttattctaagcgcattttcccgagtttcgtttaatcacttctttttttttttttttttgttttttatggcattgacttgggtgtcatttagccagtcacaacttttttttttgttttctgttcatacataaggaaggcaatgaggtccttagagttccatagcaaactcttctacagctctctactcagttcaaaagctggccgctatggactgtccaagttgctcaccacattttccattatgtatcttcttcttcttcttcttcttttttcatatgtacataatatactaaattatcaggattaacaaGTTTAGagattaattttagtttcacagataaatttcattaaacaatcatacagtaggaaaaatgaaagaatacccatgaacgaacatataaaacacgctgtattttcctgtcaccgtgtcacaccaAAAATTGGcaagcgcaagtacatgtaataattattattacatgtacttgcgctgggcaattttctttgtgacacggtgacaggaaaatacagcgtgttttatatgttcgttcatgggtattctttaatttttccgactgtatatattcttgctgttcagagacaatagataggatacattgaaaggtggaaaaacattacattttattaaatcttggattaaattatatgtgcatggaatatattttgcgcactcaaagaaagtatgatttaagtcaccaaccttctgacattctgtacaaagatttgaatcaaaaactttaattcttgctagatgtagagggaaacatgcatgtccaaacttcattctaattaatgttgttatatatcttcgaggtactatgtaatttttaaaccaatatatatttggaacagaaggttgaatcagtgaatactgagatttggattgtttacaaagatctcgccatgattgactccactgatttttaactcgatgcttaatagtgttaactaagtcagatatgcaaaacttacgattatgtGAAGTACCATATTCAATGGCTTTTTTAGCCAAcctatcaacatattcattatgcgttagtcctatatgagccttaacccataaaaagttcactcttcttttatttttatgaatttcaaaaaggattttcttaattagtaggatataaatatttgaactgttattgggaaaatctatagtttgaatagcaagaagaacagagagtgaatcggaaataattgttgcagatatatcttcttaaaattaaaaaaatcacttcttaaaattaaatataacaatttgttgtatacaggttgttctaaatttatatgcccgtggttgagaaaattgaaaatattttatattaaattgaatcctttttataattatcaaaaattaattttcagatcaaatagaaatataacaatatatatatatatatatatatatatatatatatatatatatatatatatatatatatatatatatatatatagccgATTTGTTTAATACTCCCTTGGGGAGATGTAAAATAATGGGATATGCAGATCACCTAGTTGTCTTCATAAAAGGCATAAATGTAGAATATACATGGGACAAAACATCAACATGGCACTTAATAATATACAAGAATTCCTAATAGATCATGGATTATCCCTTTCACTGGAAAAGTGTGATGCAATATGGTTCACAAAGGAACACAGGAGAAACACCCCACCTATTATCCAAATTAATGGACATCAAATGAATTATAAACCACAAGTGAAATACCTTGGAATAAAATTCCAGCAACACCTCAAATGAGATACACACATAACAAATAATATCACAAAAGCAAAAAATCTCTCATAAGCAGAGTATGGTAGGAAGCTGACCCGCACACCCTTTTGATGGCATTTCAGGGACTTATGAGATCCCACTTAGACTTCAGTGGACTCTTTATAAAGCCAGCCAATAAATCAATCTTAAATAAATTAGATTCAATCTTTTTTGAAGGTGTTAGAGTAGCTCTTGGTTGTATGAAGTCAACTACACATGTAGCACTATTAGCAGAGGCAAACTTTCTAGAACCAAAACAAAGAAGGGAACTATTAACCATAGGGTTCTTGAAGAAAATTACATGTATTAGAAACCACCCTCTAACCAAATTAATTTCAAATACCAGAAGAATGTTAATACCGGCTTTTTGGAGAGATGACAATACGCCCTATTCGATACCTGGTTTAGCTGAATTCATGCCATACCTCAAGGACATTTATAAGTCAAACAACTTCCCTTGCTATGAACTCCCTTATAATACACTGTGTAGTATAGTGAAGACAGTCCCAttgaatctaaaaaaaattatcccATGATCAaagaacaattttttataaacacagaaaaaatatAAAGCAACCCATACCTTTATATTCACTGATGCATCGAAGAAAGATCTTACAACAGGGTTTGGAATCAGTATACCAGATATTAACATCAAATACAGCTCAAAGTTACCAAATCACCTCTCCATATGTAACACAGAGGTCATTGGAATCTACGAGGCAATTAAATTAGCACTTAGGAAAAACTTATtcagaataattattttttccagCAGTGCAATTGAAAAAATTAGCAGTTGTGCAGtcaaaaatatagctcatgcaaCTGAAAATGGCTTTGATATCAGATTAGCATGGATACCAAGAcattcaaatatcctaggtaATGAAGAAGCTGACACTCTAGCTAATATAGGAAGAAATTTGAATATACCAATGGCCATGCCCCTCGATTTCCAAGACATATATACTGACATTAAGTCTAAAGTATACGATGAATTCAGAAATAAATGGAATAACCTAATCAGAATCAAAGACTATCAATACCGAAAAGTACAACCTACCTTTCCTAAAAATAAATGGTTTGCCATTCTTCCATTCATAGATTGAAGACACATCACTAAAATTATTAGGTTAGGTACAGGACACTGTCTAACAAAAGAAAACTTGCATAGGATGAACCTGACAGACAATCCCTATTGCGAATGTAGGTCCATAGAAAATCttaatcacatattttttgaatgcccTATTAACTCCATTCCACACTGGGATATCTACAACTTTTTCGCCAATAAAGGACTTCCAACCCTAATAACAATATATTCAATTTTACATAATGTAGATGAAGAATCAATCAAAGCAATTATTAAGTTTCTTAGCATAAACAGAATAAAATTATAATGCTCAACTAGCTACACCTTATTTCTAATGCTTATTACTAATAGATTGTGT
The window above is part of the Diabrotica virgifera virgifera chromosome 2, PGI_DIABVI_V3a genome. Proteins encoded here:
- the LOC126880342 gene encoding uncharacterized protein DDB_G0283697-like — translated: MSVTRSQSKDNKKQKEHSNQENNSDQEDILDKTIMASEQQELSGIDKLLQMMQLQSQRMEQKMDETQQKLDDNQRETKQTMDKNQEETKQAMEKNQEETSKKMDKVDQKMDETQQKMDETQQKMDETQQKMDKTQQKLDQKMDETKRIMQENQKETKQAIEENNKKMEERIEKYEMKIQDKIKELTNGQKKELENLENKLQNAIQADIEEVERKIAEINTQQNVGERREMVIHSTDDVKIRFGGDVRRLHPVPFINSLKKKIQHIGNFETAKETIRNHLKYEASLWFDSKEEEFGNWQQFEQKFLNYLWGKVQQLEINKELQNGKYNDRMGVSERTYALQIYNNAKHLQYNYSSEQLVELIARHFEETLEDHITLQNYKDIDSLCQFLQIRESRLRERKSRRSREDYRPRETQDYRDRNQDRRDYTRRDFNPRRENENRDNGRGNYEQRNRQWYEDRNREYQNRNTTRSNQENRNNGRQNEQGYRENRNRSDRPRENRREVNNTQTHEYDGERHYDENINNDEQPASFHDGAH